In Antedon mediterranea chromosome 10, ecAntMedi1.1, whole genome shotgun sequence, one genomic interval encodes:
- the LOC140060505 gene encoding uncharacterized protein — MEAEHPGVLITPISLSVNEVDFNVSVISRGSIGVNGSNSWNIAVYITDQDDGLGTRYRETQQALNSVQSATRLAPFTTSRIGIVCYSVDMIGVTRDYAKYVCLHLTKRSDSQYEFVIHPTNSKLNPDETVVYKCFPINWPASYNKKTRYGFGKKLQQFEPTDIIMTYLEWSIGTGALVIGEDDNTTLKYKAIMTERSGEVEGNNLWTLSVFGAKNIHGIGRKYSYKPQVLSIEQQAEPLKKGGNDQPVLSFTVQNFRFDLSGVGCGKYRYLCANFEKNENAEPDFVFRNFKVNCKKSGCYKTVNLAMDVEASDSVHVSMGSPENKMAFNVSLISRGPIGVNGANSWNVVVYVTDQDDGLGKRYSKTRQALNSVQSATRLAPFTTSRIGIVPYSADMTGLTCNQAQYVCLHLTKRSDSQYKFVIHPTNESIDPDETAVYKCFSIFCGLFI, encoded by the exons ATGGAAGCTGAGCATCCTGGTGTATTAATAACACCAATCTCATTGTCAGTTAATGAAGTAGATTTCAATGTGTCTGTGATATCTAGAGGTTCTATCGGTGTCAATGGTTCTAATTCATGGAATATAGCAGTCTACATTACTGACCAAGATGATGGTCTAGGTACACGATACAGAGAAACACAACAGGCTTTGAACAGTGTTCAGAGTGCTACAAGACTGGCGCCATTCACAACATCAAGAATTGGTATTGTTTGTTACTCCGTTGATATGATAGGTGTAACTCGTGATTATGCAAAATATGTTTGTTTACATCTCACTAAAAGAAGCGACTCACAATATGAATTTGTAATTCATCCGACAAATTCAAAACTTAATCCAGATGAAACTGTAGTCTACAAATGTTTTCCAATTAATTGGCCAG CAtcttacaataaaaaaacacgTTATGGCTTTG GGAAAAAACTACAACAATTTGAGCCTACCGATATTATCATGACCTATTTGGAATGGTCTATCGGTACCGGTGCGTTGGTTATAGGCGAGGATGATAACACTACATTGAAATACAAAGCGATCATGACAGAAAGATCAGGGGAGGTGGAAGGCAATAATCTATGGACTCTCAGTGTATTTGGAGCGAAAAATATACATGGAATTGGTAGAAAATATAGTTATAAGCCGCAGGTGTTATCTATTGAGCAACAGGCAGAACCTCTGAAGAAGGGAGGGAATGATCAACCAGTTCTCTCATTTACTGTCCAAAACTTCCGTTTTGATCTTTCGGGCGTGGGTTGTGGAAAGTACAGATATCTCTGTGCCAACTTCGAGAAGAATGAAAATGCTGAACCAGATTTCGTGTTTAGAAATTTTAAAGTTAACTGCAAGAAGAGTGGTTGTTATAAAA cggTCAATCTTGCAATGGATGTCGAAGCTTCTGATAGTGTACATGTAAGCATGGGATCGCCAGAAAATAAAATGGCTTTCAATGTGTCTTTGATATCTAGAGGTCCAATCGGTGTCAATGGTGCTAATTCATGGAATGTAGTAGTCTACGTTACTGACCAAGATGATGGTCTAGGCAAACGCTATAGCAAAACACGACAGGCTTTAAACAGTGTTCAGAGTGCTACAAGACTGGCACCATTCACAACATCAAGAATTGGTATTGTACCTTACTCCGCTGATATGACAGGTTTAACTTGTAATCAAGCACAATATGTGTGTTTACATCTCACAAAAAGAAGTGACTCacaatataaatttgtaattcATCCGACAAATGAAAGCATTGATCCAGATGAAACTGCTGTCTACAAATGTTTTTCCATTTTCTGCGGATTGTtcatttaa